In one Lolium rigidum isolate FL_2022 chromosome 3, APGP_CSIRO_Lrig_0.1, whole genome shotgun sequence genomic region, the following are encoded:
- the LOC124703999 gene encoding SUPPRESSOR OF ABI3-5-like isoform X4: MLLLQDTPKSIYAPKFERSDREMDRGRYGPHHGWENNSAPDGYGVINEPDFRAGGSYSGRRYVDDGFPSDRRGAFGQDIHDRNMYPPPPSGGTVWSQPRRNFDEEFVTAKDYRRNKRIGSRDRGEFGAEFEDRYQSREDSFERDHQYSRHRCDSDYEKGRRESSWRRHDLLEHERERKGLSHERDGSPYARHSRSRSCGRDNRSRSRSRSRSPRGKSHSRSQRDGFYDDNHFDRRTEQEWDERRHNDIVAPSATVVLKGLSQKTNEDDLYQILAEWGPLRSVRVIKERPSGLSRGFAFIDFPTVEAARKMMESTGDNGLLIDGRQIFFEYSSKPTGGDSLEHVARPAYGRRSISAPCDWICTICGCMNFARRISCFQCNEPRTDDAPPADAASSTKPFGKRGSELGPTHVLVVRGLEENADEEMLRYEFAKHAPIKDIRLVRDKFTHVSRGFAFVHFHSVVDATKALEATNGIKHEKNGQVLRVAYAKSAHGTVSGSSQSSNLAAAAIEAASFAQQYDAVGWAPKEYNAEDKPNSNTESQKDDSTPQSGFVWDEKSGYYFDSSSGFYYDGNTGLYYDSNVGVWYSYDQKSQQYVPCNESNNSKTTGDTVNESVKIPESNSGKKMVISAPAATVKLSEKTSLPEAVQAAANAALAAEKKEKEKAKEIKLASKISLLANKKKMNNVLAMWKQRNQEGQAANSAFDDKESTRSVADKLNSSASGIGFSLKPKPKSDAGNSRDMNLVAGYNSLGRGSGGSQVLDSDIKPRPVSNSLGTTIMGVIRGSGRGAIKSDTTFHVSSDGGSNYSTNISTSTTEIMTNAEMHTTSAPFKTDLSSLGSYSSSGVSGSAKRRFSEAPGQSQYRDRAAERRSLYGLSSSLPNGDGLDTRFK; encoded by the exons ATGCTTCTCTTACAGGATACACCAAAAAGTATCTACGCCCCAAAATTTGAAAGATCAGATAGAGAAATGGACCGTGGGCGTTATGGTCCACATcatggatgggagaacaacagt GCACCTGATGGGTATGGTGTCATTAATGAGCCAGACTTCAG GGCTGGTGGATCCTACAGTGGTAGGAGATATGTGGATGATGGATTTCCCAGCGACCGAAGGGGTGCATTTGGTCAAGATATACATGATAGGAATATGTATCCACCACCACCCTCTGGTGGCACGGTGTGGTCTCAGCCTCGAAGAAATTTTGATGAGGAATTTGTAACTGCCAAAGATTACAGAAG gaacaaaaggattggaagtagagaCCGAGGGGAGTTCGGTGCTGAGTTTGAAGACCGCTACCAAAGCAGAGAAGATAGCTTTGAAAGAGATCATCAATACAGCCGTCACAGATGTGATTCAGACTATGAGAAGGGCAGGAGAGAGAGTAGCTGGAGAAGGCATGATTTGCTTGAGCATGAACGTGAAAGAAAGGGGTTAAGCCATGAAAGAGATGGTAGCCCATATGCTCGTCATAGCCGTTCTCGGTCATGTGGGCGTGATAACCGATCAAGATCTCGGTCAAGGTCAAGGTCTCCACGTGGCAAAAGTCATAGTCGGAGCCAAAGAGATGGCTTTTATGATGATAATCACTTTGACAGAAGAACAGAACAGGAGTGGGATGAAAGAAGGCATAATGATATAGTG GCACCATCTGCGACTGTTGTTCTTAAGGGTCTGTCCCAGAAGACGAATGAAGATGACCTATATCAGATTCTT GCTGAGTGGGGCCCTCTTCGTAGTGTGCGCGTGATCAAGGAACGACCCTCTGGCCTGTCCAGGGGATTTGCTTTTATCGACTTCCCTACTGTG GAAGCTGCCCGCAAAATGATGGAAAGTACTGGAGACAATGGCCTTCTAATTGATGGTAGGCAGATATTTTTCGAGTACAG TAGTAAGCCAACtggtggggattctcttgaacatGTTGCGAGGCCTGCATATGGGCGCAGGAGCATATCCGCACCATGTGACTGGATATGTACTATATGTGGCTGTATGAATTTTGCCCGCAGAATCTCCTGTTTTCAG TGCAATGAGCCACGCACGGACGATGCTCCACCAGCTGATGCAGCATCTTCCACTAAACCATTTGGAAAACGGGGATCTGAATTAG GTCCAACTCATGTTTTAGTTGTTCGTGGCCTGGAAGAAAATGCTGACGAGGAAATGCTTCGATATGAATTTGCTAAGCATGCACCAATAAAG GATATCCGGCTTGTTCGTGACAAATTTACTCATGTGTCTAGAGGTTTCGCATTCGTCCATTTTCATTCG GTCGTAGATGCTACGAAAGCCCTTGAAGCTACAAATGGAATTAAACACGAGAAGAATGGTCAGGTGCTACGTGTAGCCTATGCTAAAAGCGCACATGGAACTGTATCGGGGTCTTCACAGTCAAGCAATCTTGCTGCAGCAGCCATCGAGGCTGCATCATTTGCCCAGCAG TATGATGCTGTGGGCTGGGCTCCAAAAGAGTACAATGCTGAGGACAAACCAAACAGCAATACAGAATCTCAGAAAGATGATTCTACTCCACAGTCAGGATTTGTTTGGGACGAAAAATCGGGCTATTACTTTGATTCTTCTTCTGGATTCTATTATGATGGAAATACTG GTCTTTACTATGACAGCAATGTTGGAGTTTGGTATTCGTATGATCAAAAAAGTCAACAGTATGTCCCGTGTAACGAAAGCAATAACAGTAAGACAACTGGGGACACGGTCAACGAAAGTGTGAAGATCCCAGAAAGTAACAGTGGTAAAAAGATGGTGATTTCTGCACCTGCAGCTACAGTTAAACTAAGTGAGAAAACTTCATTGCCTGAGGCTGTTCAAGCTGCGGCCAATGCAGCGCTGGCtgctgaaaagaaagaaaaagagaaagcaaAGGAGATAAAGTTGGCTTCAAAAATTAGTCTCTTGGCCAATAAGAAGAAGATGAACAATGTCCTAGCAATGTGGAAGCAAAGAAATCAAGAAGGCCAGGCTGCAAATAGTGCCTTTGATGATAAGGAATCAACCAGGTCTGTTGCTGATAAATTGAACAGTTCAGCCAGTGGGATTGGGTTCTCATTAAAACCCAAGCCTAAGTCTGATGCTGGTAATTCTAGGGATATGAATTTGGTTGCTGGATATAATTCTCTTGGCCGAGGATCTGGTGGCTCTCAAGTACTGGATTCTGACATAAAGCCTAGACCTGTCAGTAATAGCCTAGGAACTACTATTATGGGTGTCATAAGAGGCTCTGGCAGAGGAGCAATCAAGTCAGATACCACATTTCATGTATCATCTGATGGTGGAAGCAATTATTCAACTAATATAAGCACCAGCACAACTGAGATAATGACAAATGCTGAGATGCATACTACTTCTGCACCCTTCAAAACAGATTTATCCTCTCTAGGATCATATTCTTCGTCTGGAGTTTCTGGGAGTGCTAAACGCCGGTTTTCTGAGGCACCAGGACAATCCCAGTATAGGGATCGGGCTGCAGAGAGAAGAAGTCTATACGGATTATCTTCATCGCTTCCCAATGGTGATGGACTGGATACAA GGTTCAAGTGA